In candidate division KSB1 bacterium, a single genomic region encodes these proteins:
- a CDS encoding SEC-C metal-binding domain-containing protein, with the protein MNDKKIKQKDIKLDLLNMEIAKDSDNHQNENGFHEIINEFSADDWLFLSELYLERKNYYTEQADLSSLDIQYPSHEIENEGLLIAFNEVLPYWPILQIDVNDVALKIKDMYCVRSDCNCNDIHLFISRYQRNKMLFPFMEEEREEMYIIYNIRENKWRLQEQAGLPIRSSIIMKTLSNEYETRELFKARYNLMKNLYKYYRLKNYASTIKKPGEEIGRNDPCPCGSGKKYKKCCMDIEL; encoded by the coding sequence ATGAATGACAAAAAAATAAAACAAAAAGACATCAAATTGGATCTTTTAAATATGGAGATTGCCAAAGACAGTGATAACCATCAGAACGAAAACGGTTTTCATGAAATAATCAATGAGTTTAGTGCTGATGATTGGCTATTTTTGAGTGAACTGTATCTTGAACGGAAAAACTATTATACAGAACAAGCTGATTTATCATCCCTGGATATTCAGTATCCAAGCCATGAAATTGAAAATGAGGGATTGTTAATTGCGTTCAATGAAGTTCTGCCTTACTGGCCGATCCTTCAAATTGATGTCAACGATGTCGCACTCAAGATAAAAGATATGTATTGTGTTCGCAGCGACTGTAATTGTAACGATATACATTTGTTTATTTCTCGATACCAGAGAAACAAAATGCTATTTCCATTTATGGAAGAAGAAAGAGAGGAAATGTATATAATTTATAATATCAGAGAAAACAAATGGCGCCTGCAGGAACAGGCCGGTTTGCCCATACGATCTTCAATAATCATGAAAACACTTTCAAATGAATATGAAACAAGGGAATTGTTTAAAGCGAGATATAATTTGATGAAAAATTTATATAAATATTATCGGCTCAAGAATTACGCCTCAACAATTAAAAAGCCGGGCGAAGAAATAGGACGCAACGATCCCTGTCCATGCGGCAGTGGCAAAAAATATAAAAAGTGTTGTATGGATATAGAATTGTAA